The DNA sequence TGAACACcttcttccaggctgagggactgattgcttcATTTTCTACTGTCTTCGCCTGTCATCTTTTCACTGAACTGTTGAAACCACTGCTTGGCGAAACTTCATATATAGATAGACAGCcagttgttgtacatgtgtttaatgCCTCAGGTTACAAGTGTTCTGAAAATTACAGGATTTGATAATGCATTGAAGAGGCAGGCATTCACAGAAGCAAagtcaggactaagattcatctTCTAAAAGTTAAGGCCTCATTCAATAAACGGCATCTTTGAAGACGAGAGAGAAAAAAAGTACATAACTTCAGCAGCAGACCAGTTAACAGGATGGCTGTGTTCTTTGATATGACAGACAGGAGCACTGATGGTGTCTGGTAGGCGGACACTTCACTGGTGCTCTATACGTGTTTCAGAAAAGCAGGAGCCAGTTTCAGAAAATTATTGGAGAAGATGAGAGAAGTAGGAAATGGAATAAACactggaagcatcagtgacaggaGAATTTAGAACAAAATTACTTCGAAGAGTATTAGTTTGATGCAGTGCAAGTTTGATatccaggaggagagagagtgttgTAAGATTGTGAATGCTGGAAATGTAGGGAGGCAAAGAACAGTAAAATTCAAAGGACAAGTGAGTTCGGGGAGAGAAGTTCTTTTTTTCCATGAAAGTAGACCCAGTTTAAGAAATCTGCTGGAAAATTTGCTTCCAGAAGGATAATAGCTTAAACAATGTTATGTACTCAGATTACTGGATTAAGGTATTTAATATTGCGAATTTTTAGCAAGGTTAGATAAAGTAACTAGGCTGATTTAACTACAAAATAGACGTATCAAAAATCTGCCTAACCAATTTTTTTGGGAAGgaagagtaaataaatgaattTTCAGAGTCCAGGAAAAAATATGCTATTTTAACCTATAGTAATACAAAGGGAAATCCTTTCAGTTCATTCCAGATCAATTTGTTTATGGAATACCAAGAGATTAAATTAAATCAATCTGCTATTACTTTCTGATAAAATTTGTCCAAGAAATATAGATTACGTCTTAGTGAAGTCAGAAGAACAGTATTTTAAGTCCTTGTTGGATAAAGAGAATACAATGTATTCTTCTCTTATATTCAAATACCAACGGGAAATACAATGTTCACTCGGGTTCCTTAAATTTCTAATTTCCGGGTCGATAGCAATGTTACGAAAAAAAGAATTGTATAGAGATGACGCATTCACGCGAATACATACACTTTTACCTAAGTCATGACCAACATGTAAAAAATTTTGTAACACTGTGTATGTTTCTGAAAGCATAACACGTACGCTGTTCTTGCTTTACGTatgaaacattatatatatatatatatatatatatatatatatatatatatatatatatatatatatatatatatatatatatatgtcgtgccgaataggcagaacttgcgatcttggcttaaatagcgacgctcatcttgccatataggacaagcgaaaatttgtgtatgcaataatttcgccaaaatcattctgaacctaacgaaaaaaatatatttcactgtgtttgtttagcattaaattattgtaaacaaatctaaaatatatttagttgggttaggctaaaataaattgttcttgttataattaggttaggtaagtgttctaagattcttttggtgtaaaattataaatttttacatcaacattaatgaaaaaaatatatctttaatggtataagataaaatttcagaaaggatttaattttaaatgagttcttgctaattgaccagttttacatattcggcacgacattatatatatatatatatatatatatatatatatatatatatatatatatatatatatatggaaaaaatCGTTTCACAACTCTATTTTGTTGCCAGAAACTGTTTTTGTATTATTGAAGTTTAGCCTAATATTCTTGGTAAGTGATTAGTATCATCTTATCATCGTATGAAGGGAAACTTAAATAAATTTAAGAtttgttagtgtatgtgtgtgtgtactcacctaattgtggttatagctcttggccccgcctctccgctggtcgctactaggtccactctctccctgctctgtgagccttatcgtacctcttattaaagctgtgtgaatgtgtgagagagagagagaagagagaagagaaagaagagacagaaagaagagtgagagagaagagaggagagagagagaagagaggagagagagagaagagaaagagcagagaaaaagaaacagaaaaagagaaagaaaaaacagagaaagagataaagaaagagaaaaagaaagagagaaacaaagagaaaaatagaaagagagagaaatttcAGCCTCAAGTATCAAATTACGTTACATTATGACCGCAACACAGCACTGTATACTCCTGCCGGTTAGCCCACCACGTTAAACAAACACAAACGACCTTGTACATCCTCCACATCATCTTCATTAGATGGAACCAATGTTCCCTTGGTCTGCAAAACCTCACAAGTCTCAAGGGCTAATACGAGAATGAAGGATTTTCGACTGTATCCAGCGATGGAGCTAGCACGGTCACGAACTCAATCCCTGGAGCTCTCACGACTCAGCTGGATGTATATAAGACGGTGCAAGATGATCCGAGGCACAGTCGAACACCGCCTGCAAACATGGTGAGGTTTCTCAAACTCTCCTGttctttttttgttagttttctaAGTTTAAACTATATCTACAACACGTACTAATACAATACAAAAACAAACTTGATttctttgactcacgaaatcgtaatgaaacgattgcaaacaaaccataccatgggtggggttagaacccgtgatcagtgagtcataaaactccagaccgacgcgttagccgctggcccagtggctaacgcgtcggtctggagttttataactctctgatcgcgggttctaaccccgccagtggtatggtttgatttctttgcatagtatacaATGTGAGGTTTACATGTTATTAAAAAATTTTGAGAACAAAGAACGCCACAATAATGCCTGAGAATTTCGAGCATTTTGCTTGTACATTAATCGTGAAAACATCAGTCCCTAATATCGGGATATGGAGAGAAAACTGCAGACAGCGTTTCGGTCTATTTTAAGTAATGGATGGACCGAAAGGTCGTCAAAAGTTTACTCTCCAAACTGTGGGATCGTAAATCGTGCTAGGAACTGTAATGCGACTTTTCATTCTTAAGGCTAAATTAAAGTCTCAGAGAAATACACATTTCTCAACATGTATCTTCTGTAATGTCACATTGAAGTTTGTACAAAAAAGTCACTTTTAATTACGACTTAGAACAAGTACATTATCGATACATCTCATCGCCTCTTCAAGTTGCTGGGTTTATGGAGCTTAAAGAATACCGACCACTCGGGGATCATTAAGACATCATGTAACCTGTTCACTGCCAgtaaagaatactttaatacctgaaCTAGGTGTTACAGTAAGATTCCAGGCATGTATGCGCTTACAGGTATCTCTGTACGTGCTGACAGGTATCTCTGTATGTGCTGACAGGTATCTCTGTATGCGCTGACAGGTATCTCTGTATGTGCTGACAGGTATCTCTCTGTATGTCTTGTCACGTCTCTTTAGCTGGGAAGGTCAAGAAGTGACACAATGGTGCTAaactttaataatttttttaGGTTTGTATTCCTTTGACTACACGAGAGTCCATTAAGGCTGGAAAATATGTTCGTCACCAGTTAAGAACATTGTATTCCTACAAAAGGGATCAAATCAAACTGCCACTCTCTAAATACACTGAGATACtgacctctcgatgtatatacaccgacaggtaTACCTTTATcagtatatatgtatagatatatacacTTCTAAGTGtaaatacactgatatatacacctctctacATACATTGAGAAAAAACACACCTATTGATGTAAACATCGGTTGAAACACATAGAAAAACACCTGTGTGTATGTGCTCgcattatggggagcgctaaacccgtagtgattatacagcgcctgtttgATGGACGGCAtttagactcaattcagggaaccgaagcacagatccaattccctagatcaagagccccctcaccagcatcaaggggtaTTTGCTCTGATAGACATTGCTGAGTATAAATACTCCGAAATACATCTATTTGGGTATCTAGCAGTCAGGGATTCCAGTCATCGTTAATTATAGCTTGTCTGTCACACCCTCTTCCAGAATAATTATAGTCGTGTCTTTAGCAAAATGTATAATTATCGCTACTCAAATATTTTTTCAAACTCTTGTATACAGTTCCTAGCAATTTAAATGTCCAGTGTTGAAGACCTCTCAGCTGACTTTTGTTGATGTCTTTATTAAATCagttttttgtaattttttgttTTACACTAATTTAGATTTTCTTAATACGAATAAAAAGTAGTAgtactgctagtagtagtagtactagtggcagtagtacttgtagtagcactagtactactagtagtattactattaatattggtagcagtagtactactagtagtagtactagttgcagtagcactagtagtagcactagtattactagtagtattactattagtagtattagtattggtagtagtactactagtactagtggcagtagtactagtagtagtactagtactactagtagtattgCTATTAATAGtactggtagcagtagtagtactagttgcagtagtactagtagtagcactagtagcaaTACTACTAGTGGTATTACTATTAGTACTGGTagcagtactactagtagtactactagtagtagctcTAGTAGCagtattattactagtactactagtaatacttgtagtactagtagcagtagtcagtagtagtactagtagtgtgtgtgtgttgcaccaCCCGGGAACTAGGATGTAAACAGGCTTGAAGCAAGAGGTAAACTTCAATCTTTTTCACTAAGAATCTGTTACCAAGATACCCTCCTTGAAAAGCGTCATAATAGCAATAGAACAAGTAGTTGTAGTTGCCAATCACAAAATTGTATCCCTCGTACTGATAGTATGTGTTACAACAGAACTACTGATTCCAGGTCTTGAGTTATATTATATCAAATCAGACTAGCAGACGATTCGAACCCTCTCAACTCTTCGTCCAGGTAGAGTCGAACTTACATTTTCCTCAGCCACGACACCACATAATGATGAATTTACTTAATTTATTtacttgaagagagagagagagagagagagagagagagagagagagagagagagagagagagagagagagagagagagactgaaaaCTATTTTTTTCTTCCAGAAAATATCGATAttagtgctggtactgctggccgGCGTAGCCTCTGCCGGGATCatcagtggaggtggaggaggaggtggaggcggTGGAGGCGGCGGctacagtggaggtggaggatcATTTGGAGGATCAGGAGGCGGTGGTTCATTTGGAGGATCAGGAGGCTACACCGGCGGTTCAGGTGGAGGATCAGGAGGCTACTCTGGCGGTTCAGGTGGAGGATCAGGAGGCTACTCTGGCGGTTCAGGTGGAGGATCAGGAGGATTCTTTGGAGGATCAGGAGGCTACTCTGGCGGTTCAGGTGGAGGATCAGGAGGCTACTCTGGCGGTTCAGGTGGAGGATCAGGAGGCTACTCTGGCGGTTCAGGTGGAGGATCAGGAGGATCAGGAGGCTACTCTGGCGGCTCAGGTGGAGGATCAGGAGGATATTCCGGCGGCTCAGGAGGAGGGTTCATCTCTGGAGGTTCTGGAGGATTAGGTGGTAGTTACTCTGGAGGTTCAGGAGGAATCATAAGCGGAGGTTCTGGAGGTGGGTATTCCGGAGGTTCCGGTGGTGGATTCTCAGGAGGTTCCGGAGGCGGATATTCTGGAGGTTCCGGTGGTGGATTCTCAGGAGGTTCCGGAGGCGGATATTCCGGAGGTTCCAGTGGTGGATTCTCAGGAGGTTCCGGAGGCGGATATTCCGGAGGTTCCAGTGGTGGATTCTCTGGAGGTTCCGGAGGCGGATATTCCGGAGGTTCCAGTGGTGGATTCTCAGGAGGTTCCGGAGGCGGATATTCCGGAGGTTCCAGTGGTGGATTCTCAGGAGGTTCTGGAGGCGGATATTCCGGAGGTTCATCTGGAGGTGGTGGATTCTCAGGAGGTTCTGGAGGCGGATATTCCGGAGGTTCATCTGGAGGTGGTGGATTCTCAGGAGGTTCATCTGGAGGTGGATATTCCGGAGGTTCCGGTGGTGGATTCTCAGGAGGTTCTGGAGGCGGATATTCCGGAGGTTCCGGTGGTGGATTCTCAGGAGGTTCCGGAGGCGGATATTCCGGAGGTTCgtctggaggtggtggaggcggtggatTCGGAGGGTCTGTCAGTACAGGCTACCTACCACCGAAAGGAAAATAGATTTTACTCGCCTATTCCTTCGTTACCATTAAAAAAAATCTCTATCTCGATGCCATTCTCGATTCAGTGCACATATGTAATATTTGTTTTATTGTACGAGTTATTTTAATAAAGGCCAGATATTTGTGTCCATATATTGCCGTTTTTtacttaataatagtaataatatttataatccCGTAGGGACtttacagcacctgtggggggaggggtatggaaggtattcaggctcagttcagggaactggagcacagatccaattccctagatcgagagcccctcaccagcatcaaggaacctcccttgagggaactTTAACCTAAGAAATTCCTTTTATTTCATTCGCTCTTACCTAAGCAGCAAGCACCAGTATGTTGTCATTAATgatgtaaatgaagaaaattagacatatatacaacatctgggtatctttaatgtagacgtttcgccatccagtagctttatcaatacaaattctaggacataatttgaagacagaacgATATACGAAagatgtattgataaagccactgggtagtgaaacgtttacattaaagttacccaaatgttacacatgtgtctaattttcatcttgtcgatattgtataccattcatgtaccacATGATACAAATGTGCGTATTATTTCAGTAAACATGAGTGTTCCTCAAGGACAAATGTTTGGCTCTTCCCTGTTCTTAATCAGTGTCAATAAACTGTAAGAACATGTGTGAAAactggttttgaaaaccgacaagttgaagaatgagacacttgtacaacattctggaatgtttattgaggaaacgtttcgcccacacagtggcttcattagtccaatacaacgAAGAATGGCGAAAACAgaggaagaggagtttgaggaaatcagtcccttagcttggaatcgatgtgtttagCCCATCAATCTTCAGTTTGTATGTCATAGAGATTTGCAAGAAAATAATGGCCTGTGTATGAACTAGACAGTGTATGAACTTAAGAAAATACTGACTAGTAGTATGTATACTCCAAAAACTAACGTAAATGTCATTTATATATACTCTTGTGTACTATTTTACAAATCTTCACTGCTATTACTTtgctgatggtgatgatggtgtccaCTACCAACCGAAACGTCGCATAAATGTTCTACAGAGTGGGTTTCAAGGGGACACACGTGTAAAGAATATGGTGCTTTCAGttaagaaacgtttcgctcatCAGGAAGCTCCTCGTTCCGTGTCTCTTATTATTACGAGATTCAGAAGAGACGCTGAAGGTAGTAACGTAGCTTGTAATGACGTATAAAATGAAGGTGAAAGTGATTACAAGTTGAAGTAGAGAAACTGTAAGAGTTGAGAATAGAAGTATacagtgtgtaaaaaaaaagaaaaaaatcagatACTTGGGGGTTAACTTACAAGGGAATCACAGGACAGATCTGAGAAAGAATACTGGGgaaatttgtgtaaaaaaaaaaaactttcttaaTAGGTTCAACAATTAGAGTCTCGGAGTACCTTTGCTTTTTGGTAGGGGTATGGAGAAAGCTCTTAAAATACTGCAGTAATGAGGAacgaggcagtggaaatgtttaGCTGTGAAAAGAGCacataaaaataatttaaatcaAATAGCCTGTTACAGGTAGGAAGTTTTTTTCTATTCTGAGACCTAAGTTCAGCATCTCATAATTTTTACAAacaaatgttatatatatatatatatatatatatatatatatatatatatatatatatatatatatatagagagagagagagagagagagagagagagagagagagagagagagagagagagagagagagagacagacagacagacagacacagacagacagacagacagagagagagacagacagagaggcagagagacagagagacagagatacaaaACCAGCACAAGTACCTATACGTCATGATTTTCTTAATAATTAGAAACTGAAATTAAGGCTTGAGAGAAAAAGCTTATTACCTGTAAGGGATTATTTGATTTTCTTATTTCTTCAATGAGAATATAAAAGACGTGACTTTTAATTTAGGTAAAGACTATATAAAGAGTAATTATAAATGAATTACTTTGAATTTGATTAGAATTAAGTTCGGGGTGTGAATAAGTtgcattattacattcatggggggaGCATTAAACCCATAGGGGGTCACACATAACCTCGGGGAATGGAAAGTATTCAAGTTTGATACAAGGAAGCGGTGCATCGGTCCAGTTCCGACATGAGTTACAGTATTGGTAGGGAATCATTTTTTGATTGCTTAAATTTTGCTTAGATGCGCCTGGCAAGACTTGATTGTCTTGATTTACAGCATTGTGACTACACGTAACCTTCCCATTACTGggcaagaatattttaatttcctaaaataaggattaaaacactcagcatatatatgctgagagtgttataatCCTTCTCATGTAATCCTACATAAGAAtatttctctcagcatatatatgctgagagaaataGTCTTATGTATACAGCGCTGTGATGCGAATTACAAACCTGAAGATGTACGGACTTCGATACCTTCACCTATGTCTCGTTAAGAGACATTGTGTTACTGATCTGTTATATATATTATCCCAGTATTGTCAGAACTTTTCATACACGGAATAGCATAACACAAAGGTGAAACCTTACCTTTGCAACACAGTAACAATACGCCCAAATAAGAAACTTACAATTTCCAACATCCACTTCCCTTTGTGGAAGAGCGTTCGATTAACAGCCGTTATTATTTGGGTACAATCTAGGGTGGGGTGGAATGTCTTATAACATCTGCTTCTATTCACCTTCCAGTAGACACCTTAGAGTTAGTAGACTCTTGTGAGTGCCAACCTAGGGAAGGACATTTTCTATAATCCCCAACGGAAATAAGGTACACTACATGAATTTCCTAATTTGTCCTGGGTTCTGAACGCTTCGGGTTTAAtaattcaaattattattattataatcaaaggggaagcgctaaacctggaggattatacagcgcctgggggggggggggatgtggaaggcattcaggcttaattcggggaactggagcacagatccaattccctaaatcaagagcccctcaccaacatcaaggaaccttccttgaggggattaatAATTCAAAGAAAGCTCTTTGTCATCTGATGTTAACCTCCTTCTGCTGTGAGTTCAAACACTCAAACATTGCTGCTCTTGGACCCCAGTAGCATATTGATCACAGTAATGCAGAAAAGATAGTTGAATAGTAAGCTTCATTATTCAGAGAATCTTTGTCACAATAAAGCTTCGTCTGCAACTTGTTTCATCATACAAAAaacgaggtaattagtccctcagccttggagctggtgaagagtACTGAAGTTTTGAAAAATCTACGGAATTCTGGTACTCTTCACCAACTTCAAGACTCGGGGACTGATTATTTCATCTTTTATGTTTCTTTGTGGCTATCCATTTTAACCCACCAGGAGGTCTGCACTCGCCCTGGGCAGAAGCCATCCTGAGCGATGTAAATATCAACGTAATAGTTACTCCAGCTCTGCTGAAATGGAATCTTTAAAGTCGCAGTAGCTACCCAATCCACAGTGGAATGCTTAGCGAAAGAGTGGAGCACCGTAAATTCAGAATGCAATTCCTCAGATAATTAATCCGAAACATAAGTTCTGATAAAATGATAAACCTTATCCTCATCGCCCTCCTAAATCATGGGATTGAGAAACATCACCTGTGTTCCCACAACGTAACATTAATTTACAACGATGACCAACAGCCTTGTCAAAAAACGGGCAACAATTAGCAGACTGAGGATTgagcctccaacactacttgCGTTGAATAACCCACACTGGTTTCGCGCTTCATGAGGAAAAAGATATCAGGTTGAATTGAGTAGCAGAATATTCTTCGTCTATTATctagtattatcattattaaaaaAATGCGCTAGACCCGTATGAATGATACAAAACGCCCACGTTGAGAAAGTATTTTCTCTTGGCCAATACCGTATATATATCTCTTTTATACTGTAATTCCTAAATACAAATTCAAGCAACTACCTGACCTAATCTCGCGCCACAAGACTGAGTGATTGGATCACAGTTGCTGTCTGGATCACGTCGAGTGGCTGGATCACAATGACTGTCTGGATCCGGATGACTGACCAAAAGCAAGAACAGTCTACTCAGTCACTAGTGTCCATGGAACCACAGTGGAGTCATCCTCCTAAGCGTCATTATTTACCTCTTGCGTGAGCATTGTTCTGGCGATAAGACCTTGTGAATGTCATATGGTCTTGAATCTGTGGTGGGGCGATTACCAGCCCCGGGTGTTCTGGAAAGTTGGTATCATCCACTTATCTCTGAAATTTATTTCACTGTAGATACACCGAGTGGTATAAATTTCTGCAGGTGTATAGACAGCGAGAGAGAGGTATAAACAATGAAAGTATACCTTAACGTTATTGTAGGAGGTATTCTTGACTGTTAGCGTACAGATACATTGCTACTCTAATGACTTACGTGAAGTTGTTTGGCTTTAAACCTTACACACATGTTTTCCTTACAAACTCTTCTTCGATTGCTCtctttccatagatttcttcatGATGCACTCTTCTTCCTAATGCACTCTTTCCTACTGTACTCTCTTCCTTTCACAATCTCCATCCTTGCAGTGTCCTTCCATACTCTCTTCCCTCCTTTACCTCTCTTACTCACTTCTCATCTACGCTGATCACTCACTGAACAATGCAGTTGATTACGCATTTGTTTACATTCATGTCTTAGTGTTTACAATTAACAGGAATATCGACCGTAAAATACACTGCTACAAGGGTAATTAATCCAAGTGGTGTACACAGCTTGGTTACCGGACCAAGAATTTACCTAGAATCTTGTTTTCCTTCGCTTCGCTTTTCAAGATATTATTAATGAGGAGTCATTTCAAGGATGACTGCTGTTGTTCACTATCTGTTAATAATGCTGGCTTCTTTACCTATTAGCTAGGTGATGACTGCTGTTGTTCACTATCTGTTAATGATAACGGCTGTTTACTACCTGTTAATGGTGACTGCTGTTGTTTACTATCTGTTAATGATGACGGCTGTTGTTTACTACCTGTTAATGATGGCTGCTGTTGTTTACTATCTGTTGACGATGACTACTGCTTACTACCTGTTAATGACTGTTGTTTACTGCCAGATAACGATGACTGTTGTTTACCACCTGTTGACAGTTCCGGAGGCCCGTCATCCGCTAGGACTAGTCCCAGACCAGCCCTCCTAGTCACTGGCCTAATCAGTCAGGCTGTCGGTGCTAACAACAGCAACTTCAACCAAAGCACCACAGGCCTGATGATCTGGAACTGACTCGATTCAGCACAACTTTTCAGAAAGATTTGcagccacaatttttttttcgctTTTAAATGCCGCCTCCACCAGGCGAGCACAGATGTGTTATAaccaataacatatatataatgtatatatataatgtatatatatataatgtatgtatatatatgtatatatatatatatatataa is a window from the Cherax quadricarinatus isolate ZL_2023a chromosome 68, ASM3850222v1, whole genome shotgun sequence genome containing:
- the LOC128697607 gene encoding loricrin-like, with protein sequence MKISILVLVLLAGVASAGIISGGGGGGGGGGGGGYSGGGGSFGGSGGGGSFGGSGGYTGGSGGGSGGYSGGSGGGSGGYSGGSGGGSGGFFGGSGGYSGGSGGGSGGYSGGSGGGSGGYSGGSGGGSGGSGGYSGGSGGGSGGYSGGSGGGFISGGSGGLGGSYSGGSGGIISGGSGGGYSGGSGGGFSGGSGGGYSGGSGGGFSGGSGGGYSGGSSGGFSGGSGGGYSGGSSGGFSGGSGGGYSGGSSGGFSGGSGGGYSGGSSGGFSGGSGGGYSGGSSGGGGFSGGSGGGYSGGSSGGGGFSGGSSGGGYSGGSGGGFSGGSGGGYSGGSGGGFSGGSGGGYSGGSSGGGGGGGFGGSVSTGYLPPKGK